The following proteins are encoded in a genomic region of Spirosoma sp. SC4-14:
- a CDS encoding M20/M25/M40 family metallo-hydrolase has product MHNKLFLTSLLLGSTLLGYGQTEKLDMTTIQKIREEGLEHSQVMETAFYLTDVNGPRLQGPGFMKAANWAKGKLAGWGLQNARLEAWGEWGKGWGVEHCYLAMTAPYYKTIIAVPRAWSGSTNKLQAADILYISANDTTALESYRSKLKNKVILLEQNYTISPTYKADATRFTDEALAKMANEAASPRAGNDTTYRSRILAMRTQNAFNQKMRKLAKQEGALGMLNTTQNSVDGTLFVSGDYANAALGATPDDLADLSIAAEDYLTLCRLMKAGVPVKLELEVKTKFYTDDTKGYNVLAEIPGTDPTLKDEVVMLGAHFDSWHAATGATDNAAGSSVMMEAVRILKTIGVKSRRTIRIALWSGEEQGLHGSKNYVANHLVDKATNKLSPEGNNIAAYFNVDNGTGKIRGVYVQGNDEVGPIFTQWLTPFHDLGATTVTPRNTGGTDHLSFDRVGLPGFQFIQDPIEYSTRTHHTNMDTYDHLQPDDLKQAATVVASFVYNAAMRDQKLPRKAPATQASR; this is encoded by the coding sequence ATGCACAACAAACTCTTCTTAACCAGTCTGCTCCTGGGCAGTACGTTACTGGGTTATGGACAGACCGAAAAGCTGGACATGACCACCATCCAGAAAATTCGGGAGGAAGGCCTTGAGCACTCCCAGGTTATGGAAACGGCCTTTTATCTGACCGATGTCAATGGCCCTCGCTTACAAGGCCCCGGCTTTATGAAGGCTGCCAACTGGGCAAAAGGGAAACTTGCCGGCTGGGGTTTACAGAATGCCCGTCTGGAAGCCTGGGGCGAGTGGGGCAAAGGCTGGGGTGTTGAGCATTGCTACCTGGCCATGACCGCTCCCTACTACAAAACGATCATTGCTGTTCCCAGAGCCTGGAGTGGCAGTACGAATAAACTACAGGCTGCCGATATTCTCTACATCAGCGCCAACGATACTACGGCTCTGGAAAGTTACCGGAGTAAGCTAAAAAACAAGGTTATTCTGCTGGAACAGAACTATACCATTTCGCCCACCTATAAGGCCGATGCCACGCGCTTTACGGATGAAGCATTAGCGAAAATGGCCAATGAAGCTGCCAGCCCACGAGCTGGCAACGACACGACCTACCGTAGCCGTATTCTGGCTATGCGCACCCAGAATGCCTTTAACCAGAAGATGCGGAAACTGGCCAAACAGGAAGGTGCGCTGGGTATGCTGAATACTACCCAGAACAGTGTTGATGGAACTCTCTTTGTTAGTGGCGACTATGCCAATGCTGCCCTGGGTGCTACCCCCGACGATCTGGCCGACCTGTCGATTGCGGCAGAAGACTACCTGACGCTCTGCCGACTTATGAAAGCGGGGGTGCCCGTAAAACTGGAATTAGAGGTTAAAACGAAATTTTATACCGACGACACCAAAGGCTATAACGTGCTGGCCGAAATTCCGGGAACCGACCCAACGCTAAAAGACGAAGTGGTGATGCTGGGTGCCCATTTCGACTCCTGGCATGCAGCCACCGGTGCCACCGACAATGCAGCAGGCAGTTCGGTCATGATGGAAGCTGTGCGAATTTTAAAAACAATTGGTGTCAAATCGCGCCGTACTATCCGGATCGCTCTCTGGAGCGGAGAAGAACAGGGCTTGCATGGCTCTAAAAACTACGTTGCCAACCATCTGGTCGATAAGGCTACGAATAAACTTAGCCCCGAAGGCAACAATATTGCCGCTTATTTCAACGTCGATAATGGCACCGGTAAAATTCGGGGCGTGTATGTACAGGGGAACGACGAAGTTGGGCCAATTTTCACTCAATGGCTAACCCCATTCCACGACCTGGGTGCAACAACTGTAACGCCCAGAAATACGGGTGGCACTGATCACCTTTCGTTCGACCGCGTTGGTCTGCCGGGTTTCCAGTTTATTCAGGACCCCATCGAATACAGCACCCGGACGCACCATACCAACATGGACACTTACGACCATCTGCAACCCGACGATCTGAAACAGGCGGCTACTGTAGTGGCCAGCTTTGTGTATAACGCAGCCATGCGCGACCAGAAACTGCCTCGCAAAGCACCGGCTACCCAGGCATCGCGGTAA
- a CDS encoding NUDIX hydrolase produces MNTTENPWQTLNSSVKYENPWLSIRHEDVITPAGTPGIYGVVSFKNKAVGVIPIDGEGNTYLVGQYRYPLNEYSWEIPEGGSPIGTDPLESARRELQEETGLIAQKWTKIARIHTSNSATDEEGFLYIAEELTQGDHAPEETEDLRIWKLPLSEAVNMVMTSQITDSLSVSGLLIVARLRGI; encoded by the coding sequence ATGAATACAACTGAAAACCCCTGGCAGACGCTGAATTCGTCGGTCAAATATGAAAACCCCTGGCTATCGATCCGGCATGAAGATGTGATAACTCCCGCTGGTACACCTGGCATTTATGGTGTTGTAAGTTTTAAAAATAAAGCTGTTGGCGTTATCCCAATCGATGGTGAAGGCAATACCTATCTGGTTGGTCAGTATCGGTACCCATTGAACGAATATTCCTGGGAGATTCCGGAGGGTGGTTCACCCATTGGGACCGACCCGCTCGAATCGGCCAGGCGTGAACTGCAGGAGGAAACGGGGCTTATCGCGCAGAAATGGACAAAAATTGCCCGAATCCATACGTCTAATTCGGCTACCGACGAAGAGGGGTTTCTGTACATAGCGGAAGAATTAACCCAGGGCGACCATGCACCTGAAGAAACCGAAGACCTGCGTATCTGGAAGTTACCGTTATCAGAAGCGGTTAATATGGTTATGACTAGTCAGATTACCGACTCGCTGAGTGTCAGCGGTTTATTAATTGTAGCCCGCTTACGAGGAATCTAA
- a CDS encoding PDZ domain-containing protein, producing the protein MKTPFFTVFACLLIRLCLAQPIRYEMSFPNAIHHEAQITLTVSQLPKQPAVFRMSRSSPGRYATHEFGKNVYDVKAVDEQNQPLVINRTDGDVYTVPNHKGTVKVSYTIYGNYPDGTYMGIDPKSIHLNMPATFMWIKGFDQRPIEVKFNLPSENIGVVATQLVPAADRYTFTAPGLQYFMDSPVKIGQLNVKEWKRTNTDGQPITFRVALEAAVADSTADGFAQKIARIVDQAKAVYGEFPAYDYGNYTFLASLNPYVRGDGMEHRNSTMIAVPIAFTGPERVLGVFAHEFFHCWNVERIRPKTLEPFNFEKSNMSYELWFAEGFTQYYGELLLVRAGFTPVDMYTNTLTSIVSGKQLTPGGTYYSPIDASCHAVFVDAGVSVDRANYVNMFTSYYTYGAAVALALDLELRQRNLSLDTYMQALWKRFGKPEQPYTVDGLQTVLAGLTSPDFARSFFSKYIYGHQPIDYASLLTKAGLTIKKAQEGHAWLGNVRYSESDNGLQIMTNTVRETPIYQAGLDVDDIITAIDGQSVLKISDMQSILGQHKPGDTIRVTYMHRGESRTAPIALIENPAISVQLYEKAGLSLTPEMQSFRDNWLKAKAVK; encoded by the coding sequence ATGAAAACTCCATTCTTCACAGTTTTTGCCTGTTTACTGATTCGCCTATGCCTGGCCCAGCCCATTCGGTATGAAATGTCGTTCCCAAACGCCATTCATCACGAAGCACAAATCACCCTCACCGTGTCGCAGTTGCCAAAGCAGCCTGCCGTATTCCGAATGAGTCGCTCGTCGCCCGGCCGATATGCGACGCACGAGTTCGGAAAAAATGTTTATGATGTAAAGGCCGTTGATGAACAGAACCAACCGTTAGTCATCAACCGGACCGATGGAGATGTTTATACCGTTCCCAACCATAAAGGTACGGTTAAGGTCTCCTACACGATCTACGGCAACTACCCCGATGGTACCTATATGGGCATCGATCCGAAGAGTATCCACCTGAATATGCCCGCTACATTCATGTGGATCAAGGGATTCGATCAGCGCCCCATCGAAGTAAAATTCAACCTGCCGTCTGAAAACATAGGGGTTGTGGCTACCCAGCTTGTTCCTGCTGCCGACCGCTACACCTTTACGGCGCCCGGTTTGCAATACTTCATGGATTCACCGGTGAAAATCGGCCAGCTTAACGTAAAGGAATGGAAACGAACCAATACCGATGGACAGCCCATTACCTTTCGGGTGGCTCTGGAAGCGGCCGTTGCCGACTCGACGGCCGATGGCTTTGCCCAAAAAATTGCCCGGATCGTCGATCAGGCCAAAGCCGTTTATGGCGAATTTCCGGCGTATGACTATGGCAACTATACGTTTCTGGCCAGTCTGAACCCCTATGTTCGTGGCGACGGTATGGAACACCGCAACTCAACCATGATTGCCGTTCCCATTGCTTTCACGGGGCCCGAGCGTGTGCTGGGCGTGTTTGCCCACGAGTTTTTCCATTGCTGGAATGTGGAGCGTATTCGCCCTAAAACGCTGGAACCCTTCAATTTCGAAAAAAGCAACATGAGCTATGAGCTTTGGTTTGCCGAGGGATTTACTCAATATTATGGCGAATTGCTGCTGGTGCGGGCTGGTTTCACGCCTGTCGACATGTATACCAACACACTTACCAGTATTGTTTCGGGCAAACAACTCACTCCCGGTGGCACCTACTACTCCCCCATCGATGCCAGTTGCCACGCTGTTTTTGTCGATGCCGGTGTATCTGTCGACCGCGCGAATTACGTAAATATGTTTACATCGTATTATACCTACGGCGCTGCGGTTGCGCTGGCATTGGACCTGGAGCTACGGCAGCGCAATCTGTCGCTGGACACCTATATGCAGGCCCTCTGGAAACGGTTTGGTAAACCCGAGCAACCCTATACTGTTGATGGTTTGCAAACGGTACTGGCAGGCCTTACGTCGCCCGATTTTGCCCGTTCTTTTTTTAGTAAATACATTTACGGTCACCAGCCTATCGATTATGCCTCACTACTTACGAAGGCAGGATTAACGATCAAAAAAGCGCAGGAAGGGCATGCCTGGCTGGGCAATGTTCGCTATTCGGAGTCCGACAACGGGTTGCAGATAATGACCAATACCGTTCGCGAAACGCCCATTTACCAGGCAGGGCTGGATGTCGACGACATCATAACGGCTATTGATGGGCAGTCCGTACTAAAAATTTCTGATATGCAGTCAATTCTGGGTCAGCATAAACCCGGCGATACAATTCGGGTAACCTACATGCATCGGGGCGAATCGCGCACGGCCCCCATTGCCTTAATTGAAAATCCAGCCATTTCAGTTCAACTGTACGAAAAAGCGGGCCTATCGCTTACGCCAGAGATGCAATCGTTTCGCGACAACTGGCTGAAGGCTAAAGCCGTTAAATAA
- a CDS encoding two-component regulator propeller domain-containing protein → MSISFATSRFLPISVLTWSILLFCVTSSHLCSGQTPVFQHLDSRDGLSQNTVLSISQDDRGFIWIGTPEGLNRYDSHNFRIYQHTSTNSASLSSEWVSCTLFDKNHTLWVGTHQGLNKYNPKTDSFQSIFHNPANKQTISNNFIICMFQDRRGRIWIGTQAGLNQLIDPKTNQFKQYTFPGHTNTINSICEDQVGNLWLGTDDGLVRMTFDQHTVHSKLFRNKSGTPNSLRENTVTALAIDSQQTLWIGTKHGELDRLNLADESFTHFRQAIFGLSGSSHDEIFCMFTDRNGTLRIGTPEGLVNLETKSLQITRYQNDVDNPNSLGDNNIFCIFQDQQGSIWLGTYYNGINILHPDNTPFKLITSKTLGIKNINQITEDKKHNLWVGSDGGGLDYLDRRTGALTHYGAGPGKLPSLQTKAIFVDKAGYTWAGMRRGGISRLDPDHREWVSYHHDPKDSSSIKSDNVYAILEDSQQRLWVLTSDGVSVFNNRQGHLQPYTFNDPVQNQLDSLVGFTIQEDQWNNIWIGKRGGSYLLSSATNKLIWLPFTKTSRTPSQYITAIHQDRLGRIWAATRRDGLKRFDEHQYKFVNYSAKDGFPEISITSCESDRLGILWLTSPHGLIRYDPARKKSLLYTSSDGIIGSEFEPGASFCGHDGKLYFGTNNGLIYFDPMAIRINNQPPNVAFTSLEVANKPVQIGDSTNLLTTEISLTRQLTFTYQQNFFTITFAVLNYLKSEKNQFAYKMEGIDNEWHYLKTPSVTFNNLPAGHYTLMVKGANNDGVWSKKPAQIAITILPPLWKTWWASCIYFLSVCALLYFILRSFWLRATIRREQELHQAKLDFFTNISHEIRTHLTLIIGPIDLLLFSKKEDKEVQTQLTYAKNSSSNLLNLVTELLDFRKAEAQKLPLFIEENELVSFVKSILLSFNYESEKRNISLTFTSNKDSVLLWFDPDQFAKVIYNLLSNAFKFIQDGGEITVHIQEELNIVKISISDNGKGISEENVKKLFTNYFQVYDFDSQNTGYGIGLALAKTITELHHGVLTVESWEAKHGKPGYTRFFIVLLKGNNHFAKELLPSQPANPKNQINKPSSRIS, encoded by the coding sequence ATGAGCATATCATTTGCGACTTCCCGCTTTTTACCCATTTCTGTACTCACCTGGAGTATTCTGCTTTTTTGTGTCACATCTTCCCATCTATGCTCTGGACAGACACCTGTATTTCAGCATCTGGACAGTAGAGATGGTCTATCCCAAAACACAGTACTATCTATTAGTCAGGATGATCGCGGATTTATCTGGATAGGCACACCAGAAGGCCTGAACCGGTATGATTCGCATAACTTCCGGATTTATCAGCATACCTCCACAAACTCTGCCAGCCTTTCTTCCGAATGGGTATCCTGCACCTTGTTCGATAAAAACCACACGCTCTGGGTAGGCACCCACCAAGGGCTCAACAAATACAACCCAAAGACGGATTCGTTTCAGTCGATATTTCATAATCCGGCCAATAAGCAAACTATAAGTAACAATTTCATTATCTGTATGTTCCAGGATCGGCGGGGACGAATCTGGATTGGCACTCAGGCGGGACTCAATCAACTTATCGATCCGAAAACCAATCAGTTCAAACAGTATACGTTTCCGGGGCATACCAACACCATCAACAGCATATGCGAAGACCAGGTAGGCAACCTCTGGCTGGGGACCGATGACGGGCTTGTTCGGATGACATTCGATCAACATACTGTTCATTCTAAACTATTCCGCAACAAGTCAGGCACGCCCAATAGTCTTCGGGAAAATACAGTTACGGCTCTGGCTATCGATTCGCAGCAGACGTTATGGATCGGTACTAAACATGGTGAGCTGGACCGGCTCAACCTTGCCGATGAATCGTTTACTCATTTCCGCCAGGCAATTTTTGGTTTGTCGGGCTCATCGCATGATGAAATTTTCTGCATGTTCACCGACCGAAACGGTACACTGCGGATTGGAACTCCCGAAGGATTAGTGAATCTGGAAACAAAGTCTCTACAAATTACCCGTTACCAGAATGATGTAGACAATCCCAATAGCTTAGGCGACAATAATATCTTTTGTATTTTTCAGGACCAACAGGGGTCTATATGGCTCGGAACCTACTACAACGGTATCAATATTCTTCATCCAGATAACACCCCCTTTAAGCTTATTACATCTAAAACACTGGGAATCAAGAATATAAACCAAATCACAGAAGACAAAAAACACAATTTGTGGGTCGGTTCAGATGGAGGTGGTTTAGATTATCTGGATCGCCGGACTGGGGCTTTAACCCATTACGGTGCGGGTCCGGGAAAGCTGCCGTCGCTCCAGACAAAAGCTATTTTTGTCGACAAAGCAGGCTACACATGGGCAGGCATGCGTCGGGGAGGTATTAGCCGACTGGATCCCGACCATCGGGAATGGGTTTCGTATCACCATGACCCGAAGGATTCCTCCTCTATTAAATCTGATAATGTCTATGCTATACTGGAGGATAGCCAACAACGGCTCTGGGTCTTAACCAGCGATGGGGTTTCTGTTTTCAACAACCGGCAAGGCCATTTACAGCCATATACGTTCAACGATCCGGTGCAGAACCAGTTAGATTCTCTGGTGGGTTTCACCATTCAGGAGGATCAGTGGAATAATATCTGGATCGGAAAACGAGGAGGCTCATATCTGCTTAGTTCTGCAACAAACAAGCTAATCTGGCTCCCTTTCACCAAGACCTCCCGTACTCCCAGCCAGTATATAACCGCAATACACCAGGATCGCCTGGGTAGAATTTGGGCTGCCACCCGAAGAGATGGGTTGAAACGATTTGACGAACATCAATATAAATTTGTTAACTATTCGGCCAAAGACGGCTTCCCAGAAATCTCAATAACTTCCTGCGAAAGTGATCGATTGGGCATATTGTGGCTAACCAGTCCACATGGGCTTATTCGGTATGACCCTGCCAGAAAAAAAAGCCTCCTATATACCTCTTCGGATGGTATTATTGGCAGTGAATTCGAACCCGGCGCATCGTTCTGCGGGCATGATGGCAAGCTATATTTTGGCACCAATAATGGGCTGATTTATTTCGACCCAATGGCCATTCGTATCAACAATCAGCCACCAAATGTGGCCTTTACCTCACTCGAAGTAGCTAATAAACCCGTTCAGATTGGCGATAGTACTAATTTATTGACTACTGAAATAAGTCTTACCAGGCAGTTGACATTTACTTATCAGCAGAACTTTTTTACTATCACCTTTGCGGTATTAAATTATTTAAAATCGGAAAAGAACCAGTTTGCTTACAAAATGGAGGGTATAGATAACGAATGGCATTACCTGAAAACGCCTTCCGTTACGTTTAACAATTTACCTGCCGGCCATTATACGCTGATGGTAAAAGGAGCTAATAATGATGGTGTATGGAGTAAAAAACCAGCGCAGATCGCTATAACTATTCTGCCACCTCTCTGGAAAACCTGGTGGGCCAGTTGTATCTATTTCCTTTCGGTTTGTGCCTTACTCTATTTTATTTTACGCTCGTTCTGGCTCCGGGCTACAATTCGGCGCGAGCAGGAACTGCATCAGGCTAAGCTAGACTTCTTCACAAACATCTCCCACGAAATCCGCACACATTTAACCTTAATCATTGGCCCAATCGATCTGCTCCTGTTCAGTAAAAAAGAAGACAAGGAGGTTCAGACTCAGCTAACCTATGCCAAAAATAGCTCGAGTAACTTGTTAAATCTGGTCACTGAGCTACTGGATTTCAGAAAAGCCGAAGCCCAAAAACTCCCCTTATTCATTGAAGAAAATGAATTGGTGAGTTTTGTTAAGAGCATATTACTTTCATTCAACTATGAATCCGAAAAAAGAAATATTTCGCTTACGTTTACAAGCAATAAAGACTCCGTTCTTCTCTGGTTCGATCCCGACCAATTTGCAAAAGTGATTTATAATTTACTCTCAAACGCGTTTAAATTTATTCAGGATGGTGGAGAAATAACAGTTCATATTCAGGAAGAACTTAACATTGTTAAGATTAGCATTTCAGACAATGGAAAAGGGATTTCGGAAGAAAACGTCAAAAAACTTTTCACCAACTATTTTCAGGTATACGACTTTGATTCACAAAATACGGGCTATGGTATAGGACTCGCGCTCGCTAAAACAATTACCGAACTGCATCATGGAGTGCTGACGGTTGAGAGTTGGGAGGCTAAGCACGGCAAACCTGGCTATACCCGCTTCTTCATTGTTCTGCTAAAAGGAAACAATCATTTTGCCAAAGAGCTATTACCCAGTCAGCCAGCTAATCCAAAAAACCAAATCAATAAGCCATCGTCAAGAATCTCATAA
- a CDS encoding cation diffusion facilitator family transporter — translation MSVSQQTKYRWMGISLGLSIVLLIVKFTAYFVTYSTAILSDAVESIVNVIASGFAFYSIYLAGQPRDQNHPYGHGKVEFLSSGFEGAMILSAGLVIVWQAILSFFEPKVLSNLDLGFGLIGITALANAFVGWMLVRAGRQTDSLALIADGRHLLTDTISSIVVMAGVALVALTGKHWIDSALSMLLSLVIIYNGFQLIRQSVARLMDETDTPTLARVVALLNNHKDKNWIDVHNLRVQKYGADLHIDCHLTLPHYWELNKVHDEVHHFEDILKEGFPAEVEIFVHADPCEKECCHYCRVSNCAVRASAFMNDVAWTSENLPLNQKHFVPLEPSSL, via the coding sequence ATGAGTGTAAGTCAACAAACCAAATACCGATGGATGGGCATCTCATTAGGACTGAGTATTGTCCTGCTGATTGTGAAGTTCACGGCCTATTTTGTAACCTATTCAACAGCCATTCTGTCCGACGCAGTTGAATCTATCGTTAACGTGATTGCCAGCGGATTTGCGTTCTATAGTATTTACCTGGCTGGCCAGCCCCGCGACCAGAACCACCCCTATGGTCACGGCAAAGTTGAGTTTCTGTCATCGGGGTTCGAAGGGGCCATGATCCTGTCGGCAGGTCTGGTCATTGTCTGGCAGGCGATCCTCAGCTTTTTCGAACCCAAAGTTCTCTCCAACCTCGATCTGGGTTTTGGCCTGATTGGTATAACTGCCCTTGCCAATGCGTTTGTTGGCTGGATGCTCGTTCGGGCGGGGCGACAGACCGACTCGCTGGCGCTCATTGCCGACGGGCGGCATCTGCTTACCGACACCATCAGTAGTATTGTAGTGATGGCAGGAGTAGCATTGGTAGCCTTAACCGGCAAACACTGGATCGATAGCGCGCTGTCGATGCTACTGTCGCTTGTGATTATTTACAACGGCTTTCAGCTTATCCGGCAGTCGGTAGCCCGGCTGATGGATGAGACCGATACGCCTACCCTGGCCCGCGTGGTAGCCTTGCTAAACAACCATAAAGACAAAAACTGGATTGATGTGCATAACCTTAGGGTCCAGAAATATGGTGCCGATCTGCATATTGATTGCCACCTGACACTGCCGCATTATTGGGAACTAAACAAAGTTCACGACGAAGTTCATCACTTTGAAGATATTCTTAAAGAAGGTTTCCCGGCCGAAGTCGAGATTTTTGTTCATGCCGATCCATGCGAAAAAGAATGTTGCCACTATTGCCGGGTGTCAAACTGCGCCGTACGGGCATCGGCCTTTATGAATGACGTAGCCTGGACATCTGAAAATCTACCGCTGAATCAGAAGCATTTTGTACCGTTGGAACCATCGAGCCTATAA
- a CDS encoding LysE family transporter yields the protein MFLPILFGFLVGVALCLTFGTVFFALIQNSVDNGFRSGFKIVLGVITGDTLFVAAALLGTSFIPKIKGFETGMAAVGVVFLVVMGLVNILKGTPRLAYPKTRFGNFIYYFTTGFFLNALNPVNFVSWVAIVAYIRAHLHYGEGQQYAFMTASLVGVFVTENALAYYANRLKRFFTPRVVLIFNRVTGVVFLIGAANITYSRLLGPISKWIE from the coding sequence GTGTTTTTACCTATTCTTTTTGGTTTCCTGGTCGGGGTAGCTCTTTGCCTGACCTTTGGAACAGTATTTTTTGCGCTCATTCAGAACAGTGTCGACAATGGATTCCGGTCGGGATTCAAGATTGTGCTGGGCGTTATTACCGGCGATACCTTGTTTGTAGCAGCGGCTTTACTGGGAACTTCCTTTATACCGAAAATAAAGGGATTCGAGACCGGAATGGCTGCCGTTGGCGTTGTCTTTCTGGTCGTTATGGGGCTGGTCAATATTCTGAAAGGAACACCCCGGCTTGCCTATCCCAAAACCCGCTTTGGTAATTTTATCTACTATTTTACAACCGGTTTTTTCCTGAATGCCCTGAATCCGGTCAATTTCGTTTCGTGGGTAGCCATTGTAGCCTACATTCGGGCACATCTGCACTATGGCGAAGGCCAGCAGTATGCGTTCATGACGGCCAGCCTCGTTGGGGTATTCGTCACCGAAAATGCGCTGGCTTATTACGCCAACCGGCTCAAACGATTTTTCACCCCTCGTGTCGTGCTGATTTTCAATCGCGTAACCGGGGTTGTCTTCCTCATCGGTGCGGCAAACATCACCTACAGCCGTTTGCTGGGACCGATTTCTAAATGGATTGAATGA
- a CDS encoding GH3 auxin-responsive promoter family protein, which produces MALLGSMLKNGIRLTNAVRLRKGNALKQQRKAFRKLISKARFTEFGTTYHFDDLLSAVEFGTPREFYEKFKQQVPIHDYNSMFDNWWKRSLEGGRDITWPGRVKYFALSSGTSEAASKYIPVTKSMSKAIQRTSIRQILTLGLYQNLPSTLYEKGYLMLGGSTHLNAREGHYEGDLSGITASQIPFWFQRFYKPGKEIAQERDWALKLDEITEQAGSWDIGYVVGVPAWIQLLMEKIIARYDVKTIHDVWPNLMVFCHGGVSFEPYRKGFEKLLAHPITYIETYLASEGFIAYQSHPNAEGMQLVLNNGLFFEFIPFNERNFSADGELVANPQTLMIDEIEEGKEYALLISTCSGAWRYLIGDTIRFVSKKRSEIVITGRTKHFLSLCGEHLSVDNMNKAIDLVSQDLGVSIREFTVAGVTHDTLFAHHWYIGTDDQVDAIDFRNRLDAKLKELNDDYAVERKHALKEITVTVLPAKTFYNWMDSKGKMGGQHKFPRVLKKNLIADWEAFLEK; this is translated from the coding sequence ATGGCACTACTTGGTAGTATGCTCAAAAACGGGATTCGGCTTACGAATGCCGTCCGGCTACGAAAAGGTAACGCGCTGAAGCAACAGCGTAAAGCCTTCCGGAAACTCATCAGTAAAGCCCGGTTTACGGAGTTCGGCACAACGTACCATTTCGACGACCTGCTGAGTGCTGTCGAATTTGGTACCCCTCGTGAGTTTTACGAAAAATTTAAACAGCAAGTCCCCATTCACGACTACAATTCCATGTTCGACAACTGGTGGAAACGGTCGCTGGAGGGTGGGCGAGACATAACCTGGCCGGGTCGGGTGAAATATTTTGCCCTTAGCTCGGGGACCTCAGAAGCAGCCTCGAAATACATTCCCGTTACGAAGTCGATGTCGAAAGCCATTCAGCGCACCAGCATCCGCCAGATTCTGACGCTTGGCTTATATCAGAATCTACCTTCGACACTCTACGAAAAAGGGTATCTGATGCTGGGTGGCAGCACCCATCTGAATGCGCGGGAAGGTCATTATGAAGGCGATTTGAGCGGTATTACGGCCAGTCAGATTCCGTTCTGGTTTCAGCGGTTTTATAAACCGGGTAAAGAAATCGCCCAGGAACGCGACTGGGCGCTGAAACTGGATGAAATTACGGAACAGGCTGGCAGTTGGGATATTGGCTATGTAGTGGGCGTTCCGGCCTGGATTCAGTTGCTGATGGAGAAAATTATTGCCCGCTATGACGTGAAAACCATTCATGATGTGTGGCCCAATCTGATGGTTTTTTGCCACGGGGGTGTCTCGTTCGAACCGTACCGAAAAGGATTTGAAAAGCTCCTGGCTCACCCCATCACCTATATCGAAACCTATCTGGCCTCCGAAGGTTTTATTGCCTACCAATCGCACCCCAATGCCGAAGGGATGCAACTGGTGCTCAACAACGGTCTCTTCTTCGAATTTATCCCGTTCAATGAACGCAATTTTTCGGCCGATGGGGAGTTGGTTGCCAACCCACAAACCCTAATGATCGACGAAATTGAGGAGGGCAAAGAATATGCCCTCCTGATCTCGACCTGTTCGGGTGCCTGGCGGTATCTGATTGGTGATACAATCCGGTTTGTCAGTAAAAAACGATCCGAAATTGTAATTACCGGCCGCACCAAACACTTCCTTAGCCTGTGTGGCGAACATTTGTCGGTCGACAACATGAATAAAGCCATCGATCTGGTTTCGCAGGATCTGGGCGTTTCAATTCGCGAATTTACGGTGGCAGGCGTCACACACGATACGCTCTTTGCCCATCACTGGTATATTGGTACCGACGACCAGGTCGATGCCATCGATTTTCGCAACCGGCTCGATGCTAAACTCAAGGAACTCAACGACGATTATGCCGTTGAACGGAAACACGCCCTGAAAGAAATCACCGTAACCGTCCTACCCGCTAAAACATTCTACAACTGGATGGACTCGAAAGGAAAAATGGGCGGTCAGCATAAATTTCCCCGCGTCCTGAAAAAGAACCTCATCGCCGACTGGGAAGCGTTTTTGGAGAAATGA